The following is a genomic window from Ghiorsea bivora.
ATAAGTGTAATAATCCAAAATCGGACAATAATTTTTGGCTCTGCCCAACCTTTAAGTTCATAATGATGATGAATAGGCGCCATACGAAATACGCGTTTACCTGTCATTTTAAATGATGCAACCTGTATCATCACTGACACGGCTTCCAAAACAAACAAACCACCTGCAATCGCTAATAAAAATTGTTGATGCACTGCACATGCTACAAAAGCCAATGCTCCACCCAAAGCCAATGCTCCCACATCACCCATAAATACTTGTGCAGGGTATGCATTAAACCATAAAAATCCAAGACAAGCACCAACCAAGGCACCACAGAATATCGCCAATTCACCTGCCCCTGGCACATAAGGAATTAACAAATATTCAGCAAAACCACTATGCCCTGCCACATAAACCACAACACCCAAAGCAGCAGCCACCATAAATGTAGGGGCAACAGCCAACCCATCTAAACCATCGGTTAAATTGACTGCATTCGATGTTCCTATCAAAACGAAAATAACAAATAAAATATACCAGTAACCCATATCCCATTGGTAATTGATGATTGGGATATCTACAATAGGGTCTGTCATTTGCATCAATGCTACAGCAGCAATACCACCGAACAGCAATTGCAATATCAGCTTCCAGCGCCCTGCCAAACCTTTAGAGTTGGCATGTTTGATTTTTAAATGGTCATCCAACCAACCAATCAAGCCGTAACCCAAAGTCACCATCAATGCCAACCAAATAAACATATTATTCAAGTCAGCCCAAAGTAGCGTACTTAAGGTGAGTGTTGAGAGGATAAGCAAACCACCCATGGTTGGCGTACCTTGTTTAGAAAAATGACTTTCAGGACCATCTTCACGAATCGGTTGTCCTTTACCTTGGTTCGATTTCAACCAACGAATAAAAAGTGGTCCAAACAACCAACTTAAGACCAATGCCGTAATCAAAGCATACGCCGCACGGAAAGTAATATACTGAAAAACATTCAAGAATGAATATTGGTCAGCCAGTGGGTATAAATAATTATATAACATGCTGACCCCTCTCTTTTAACTGCGCTGCAATGCGGTACAAACCCGTACCATGTGAAGCTTTCACCAGCAGCGTGCTACCCAAAGGTGGAAAATCTTTGCTTTCCAACCAAGCACTTAATGCTTCTGCATCCCGAAACACACGAATACGATGTTTTGGATTTTTTGCCTGCAAACTTCCCATCAACGTACCGACGGTTAATACCTCATCAATATCATGTAAATCCAATTGTTGGTGAATACACTCAGCTTGTTCACCCAACTCCAACATATCGCCAATAATGGCAACACGGTGACCTGGTAGACTTGCCAAGGTATCCAATGCCGCTTGCATAGAAGCAGGATTTGCATTGTAACTATCATCGATAAGCGTAAAACTATTGGCTGCTGTAGAAATATGCATACGCCCTTCAACAGGTCGCCAGCTTTGCAAAAGCTGCGCGATTTGCTGCAGTCTCCAGCTTT
Proteins encoded in this region:
- the mraY gene encoding phospho-N-acetylmuramoyl-pentapeptide-transferase, producing MLYNYLYPLADQYSFLNVFQYITFRAAYALITALVLSWLFGPLFIRWLKSNQGKGQPIREDGPESHFSKQGTPTMGGLLILSTLTLSTLLWADLNNMFIWLALMVTLGYGLIGWLDDHLKIKHANSKGLAGRWKLILQLLFGGIAAVALMQMTDPIVDIPIINYQWDMGYWYILFVIFVLIGTSNAVNLTDGLDGLAVAPTFMVAAALGVVVYVAGHSGFAEYLLIPYVPGAGELAIFCGALVGACLGFLWFNAYPAQVFMGDVGALALGGALAFVACAVHQQFLLAIAGGLFVLEAVSVMIQVASFKMTGKRVFRMAPIHHHYELKGWAEPKIIVRFWIITLILALVALSTLKLR